One Brachionichthys hirsutus isolate HB-005 unplaced genomic scaffold, CSIRO-AGI_Bhir_v1 contig_434, whole genome shotgun sequence DNA window includes the following coding sequences:
- the LOC137916071 gene encoding phthioceranic/hydroxyphthioceranic acid synthase-like, translated as MEEAQDGIAVVGIGCNFPGGEGLDNFWKVLLEGRNCSVPIPRERFDISIWYDPDDNKVGKSRTAKAALIDGFNEFDHKFFGITDSEVEQMDPQQKQLLQCVYRALENAGIPMEDASGTRTGVFFGLMNRDYETNAAHMHPSVINHWTGTGLAMSIAANRVSFIFNFTGPSLAIDCACSSSLVALHLACQSIKQGDCDMAVCGGVNCIIEPRVFVALSKAKMISPDGTTKAFSNRADGYGRGDGCGVVLLKPLEKAIQDHDHIWGIISKTAVNQDGHSVTPITKPSMTQQEELLRRIYSETDLAKVQYIEAHGTGTPIGDSTEAGSISNAIAKAKPPGSETLRIGSVKSNIGHTESAAGVAGLIKVLLMMKHETIVPSAFYSEETASVDAKALNIKIPKEAEKWESSGERIAGVNNFGFGGTNAHAIVKQHKQSCVGKKHNEKSAKYFVMSANSPKSLTLMMEDTIKQLDKGSKVDLDSLLYTSACRRSHRKHKYRKAIVVSSLVDLKEKLRATVSKNAHPSYLDARLVYVFCGNGVTYHGMCKELLKHEPVFRDKIQEIAKLFQRLSTLNILETLESEFEHCEFKMPHVAQPLLFALQVGIATLLRHWGVNPDAILGHSVGEVAAAHCSGLLSLEDAIKVIYFRSTLQNKVTGGKMLVISNMAVSEVAAHLPRFSGKICIAAFNSPQSCSLSGDAEAIESFYKELSTSVNSPNLFLRVLDINAAYHSNMMDPILPEIVETIGSLQVNDTESTLFSTVTGKEVQQGDFCSGKYWARNIREPVAFEQAVKSAAKGKKNAVFVEIGPRRALQRNIIESLTNDTVVLASLQPGKDHETIITVVSKLFEQGVHVNWNTFYKGHEALPLPIPKYQFDCSDRDVVIGAAQNNKGGSHPILCQTGSESNVFSCDLKSDSSFYLKEHKHNGVPIIPGAFYAELGLAAFMESAKPKVPLRSVQLSVSFHSPFVFSLNSPEMKVQLEQTKEETLFKVRSPSALYASGTVVSKKERLIEEQCISLSSIYKRCKSVVSTQEFYWFLSQGGFQYGDVFQNKMDVHYGEDLKEAYAIVRVPEELQSQLHDYCIHPVMLDFLMQLLPVTVEHVFAGRPGFPAKIGSLTVFEPLQDEMIVYLRAINVGLDHFEVCGCFADKEGRVLVEVKHVIVKYLGSRSHVVEEYFYHNAFNVIPESTPSSSPPKALVFCDHIGISKGLQQYLDSKSRYVSFTHAKDILSHGFPSLLANLNITDIEKNFDEVLFLWGKENLTSLAADLVLENLVNCCEIFRQIVHELKQIHFPHSIRAVTYCSSDITVDHVSPGFAVIGMTRSFAAEIPELSFQLIDISTTSAEDIAALSKVLRSCPCNKYPELVIKNGQILKPYIVRTPPGIIDTSEENISSAMIESCVLQTLDAHNMIQLSGILLEEETQQINDKSVEIQLTKICVHSSDYFPVSASHLKFGHTLYWNKHSSQTHNLLALDFSGVVTAVGKDVRKLKVGDYVASCYPVVAASKVKVPEDVCYSTKRFPFLERTPCVSYFVLAWEILHRALPRTRHNLGIISSMPDSALAKILELTSCKSGWNVIGGTQCNGSFVGVNQIDAFVILPPFDESLIANICNIPGVQHVVLICESQCILAKDVLQIVKESVHVQTIQMPVILQKGFLSVQRPRIYRWLKSLALSRKFYLESLIFQSVKTENIKGLNLEKPQSYFNSKELVVVALDKDVDGDLSEIPLLPTKKQLFRKRAVYIVAGGLSGLGFETIKFISQRGGGYVVILSRSKPTPEVEQQIHKVEKQCGNLITAIECDVSVSESVHKVISVIGQKFPSCPVKGVFHSAVVLHDGMIETLDRSLYEKVLKPKVNGALNLHLATQHCQLDYFVCYSSISSFLGNASQTNYAAANTFLDMFCQYRRKLGLPAQSISWGALNLGLLLNKGHFQRFLEAKGMMVLDVAEIYKSLEQCLLLNRPHQAVCRFHFRNIRYNILSQNVALSLRLSALVEEAFQKSKETDSENKQSEHVSPKEYTISLLSETIGIGKSDLKDETPLSSLGIDSMQAMTLQNRIFRERGVNVPLVKLLDPNATLSTVIAVLTEGGEGETLRDDRESLSVGDTTALSTRL; from the exons ATGGAAGAAGCTCAAGATGGTATTGCAGTGGTTGGAATTGGATGCAATTTTCCCGGCG GAGAAGGGCTTGATAACTTCTGGAAGGTTCTGTTAGAAGGGAGGAACTGCTCTGTGCCCATTCCAAGAGAGAGATTTGACATATCCATCTGGTATGACCCTGATGACAACAAAGTTGGTAAATCCCGCACAGCCAAGGCTGCACTTATTGATGG GTTCAATGAATTTGACCACAAGTTCTTCGGCATCACTGACAGTGAGGTGGAACAAATGGACCCTCAGCAGAAGCAGCTGCTTCAGTGCGTCTACAGGGCTTTAGAGAATGCTGGAATTCCAATGGAGGATGCCAGTGGGACCCGGACAGGAGTGTTTTTTG GTCTAATGAACAGAGATTATGAGACAAATGCTGCACACATGCACCCAAGTGTGATCAACCACTGGACAGGCACAGGACTGGCTATGAGTATTGCAGCAAACAGGGtgtctttcattttcaactTCACTGGACCGTCACTAGCCATAGACTGTGCCTGCTCATCGTCGCTCGTAGCGCTTCATCTTGCCTGCCAGTCCATTAAACAAG GCGATTGTGACATGGCTGTTTGTGGAGGAGTCAACTGCATAATAGAACCAAGAGTGTTTGTTGCTCTCAGTAAGGCAAAGATGATCTCACCTGATGGGACGACCAAAGCCTTTTCCAACAGGGCAGATGGTTATGGCAGAGGTGATGGCTGTGGGGTTGTTCTGCTGAAGCCTCTGGAAAAG GCTATACAAGATCACGACCATATATGGGGTATCATCAGCAAAACAGCCGTCAACCAAGATGGACACTCAGTGACTCCAATCACCAAACCCTCCATGACACAACAAGAGGAACTCCTGCGAAGGATCTACTCAGAGACAGACTTAGCAAAGGTCCAGTACATTGAGGCACATGGGACTGGAACCCCAATTGGAGACTCAACAGAGGCAGGAAGCATCTCAAATGCAATTGCTAAAGCCAAACCTCCTGGTTCAGAGACACTTCGGATTGGCTCTGTGAAGAGCAACATTGGACATACAGAATCTGCCGCTGGAGTGGCTGGACTCATTAAAGTTCTGCTCATGATGAAGCATGAGACCATTGTTCCGTCAGCTTTCTACTCTGAGGAGACTGCCAGTGTAGATGCCAAAGCACTGAATATCAAAATTCCTAAGGAAGCAGAAAAGTGGGAATCCTCAGGGGAAAGGATTGCAGGAGTGAACAATTTTGGCTTTGGGGGAACAAACGCACACGCCATtgtcaaacagcacaaacagtcTTGTGTTGGGAAAAAGCATAATGAAAAAAGTGCAAAGTACTTTGTTATGTCAGCAAATTCACCAAAGTCTCTTACTCTAATGATGGAAGACACCATTAAACAGCTTGATAAAGGCAGCAAAGTTGATCTAGATTCTTTGTTGTACACATCAGCTTGTAGGAGGAGCCATCGAAAACATAAATACAGGAAGGCCATAGTGGTATCGTCTTTAGTTGATCTGAAAGAGAAGTTAAGGGCCACTGTAAGCAAAAATGCTCACCCATCTTACTTAGACGCAAGGTTAGTGTATGTCTTTTGTGGAAATGGAGTAACCTACCATGGCATGTGCAAAGAACTCCTAAAACATGAGCCTGTCTTCAGGGATAAAATCCAAGAGATTGCTAAACTTTTCCAAAGACTAAGCACATTGAACATCTTGGAAACACTTGAGAGCGAGTTTGAGCACTGTGAATTCAAAATGCCACATGTTGCCCAGcctctcctctttgctctccaAGTTGGCATCGCCACCTTACTCAGACATTGGGGTGTCAATCCAGATGCGATACTTGGACACTCTGTTGGCGAAGTTGCAGCTGCACACTGTTCTGGACTTTTGTCTCTTGAAGATGCCATTAAAGTGATTTATTTCCGCAGCACTCTCCAGAACAAAGTTACTGGTGGAAAAATGCTTGTGATCAGCAACATGGCTGTGTCAGAGGTAGCTGCTCATCTTCCTCGCTTCTCTGGTAAAATTTGCATTGCTGCTTTCAACAGCCCTCAGTCCTGCTCCCTCTCGGGTGATGCAGAAGCAATTGAGAGCTTCTACAAAGAGCTAAGTACCTCAGTTAATAGTCCTAACCTGTTCCTTCGGGTACTGGATATCAATGCTGCTTACCATAGCAACATGATGGACCCGATTCTGCCAGAAATAGTGGAAACAATTGGCTCTTTACAGGTGAATGATACTGAATCAACCTTGTTCTCGACAGTGACAGGCAAGGAAGTCCAGCAGGGTGATTTCTGCTCAGGGAAATACTGGGCAAGAAACATTCGTGAGCCTGTAGCTTTTGAGCAGGCAGTAAAGTCAGCCGCTAAGGGGAAGAAGAATGCAGTTTTTGTGGAAATTGGGCCAAGAAGAGCACTGCAAAGAAACATCATAGAATCTCTAACTAATGACACTGTTGTTCTTGCATCTCTGCAGCCAGGGAAAGATCATGAAACAATAATAACTGTTGTCTCCAAGCTGTTCGAACAGGGGGTCCATGTGAATTGGAACACCTTCTACAAAGGCCATGAGGCATTGCCATTACCAATCCCAAAATACCAGTTTGATTGCTCAGACAGAGATGTCGTTATTGGAGCAGCACAGAACAACAAAGGGGGTAGCCATCCCATTCtttgtcaaacaggaagtgaaagtaATGTTTTCAGCTGCGATTTGAAGTCTGACTCTTCTTTTTACCTgaaagagcacaaacacaatggtGTACCCATCATCCCTGGTGCCTTCTATGCTGAGTTGGGTTTGGCTGCATTCATGGAAAGTGCCAAACCAAAAGTGCCACTCAGGTCAGTGCAGCTCAGTGTCAGTTTTCACAGTCCATTTGTTTTCAGCCTGAACTCACCTGAGATGAAGGTACAACTTGAGCAAACAAAGGAAGAAACTCTGTTCAAGGTACGTTCCCCATCTGCATTGTATGCATCAGGCACAGTGGTTTCAAAGAAAGAGAGGCTGATTGAGGAGCAGTGTATTTCACTAAGCTCCATTTACAAAAGGTGCAAATCAGTGGTGAGCACCCAGGAATTCTATTGGTTTCTTTCCCAAGGAGGCTTTCAGTATGGAGATGTCTTCCAGAATAAGATGGACGTACATTATGGAGAAGATCTTAAGGAAGCCTATGCAATTGTCAGAGTTCCAGAAGAGCTGCAGTCTCAGCTACATGACTACTGCATTCATCCTGTAATGTTGGAttttctgatgcagcttcttcCAGTTACAGTTGAGCATGTTTTTGCTGGTAGACCAGGCTTTCCTGCCAAAATAGGCAGTTTGACCGTGTTTGAACCTTTGCAAGATGAAATGATTGTCTATCTGCGAGCAATTAATGTGGGCCTTGATCACTTTGAGGTTTGTGGCTGCTTTGCAGATAAGGAAGGAAGAGTTTTGGTTGAGGTTAAGCATGTGATAGTCAAGTACCTTGGCAGTCGCTCTCATGTAGTTGAGGAGTACTTTTACCATAATGCCTTTAATGTCATTCCTGAAAGCAccccatcttcatctcctcctaaAGCCTTGGTCTTCTGTGATCATATAGGGATTTCTAAAGGCCTTCAACAATATTTGGACTCTAAGTCTAGGTATGTTTCCTTCACACATGCAAAAGATATCCTGAGCCACGGGTTTCCTTCTCTGTTAGCAAATCTCAATATAACAGATATTGAGAAAAACTTTGATGAGGTCTTGTTTTTGTGGGGCAAAGAGAACCTCACATCACTTGCAGCTGATCTTGTCCTGGAGAATTTGGTGAATTGCTGTGAGATTTTTCGTCAAATAGTTCATGAGCTAAAGCAAATTCACTTCCCACACTCCATCAGAGCTGTAACATACTGCTCATCCGACATCACGGTGGATCATGTAAGTCCAGGTTTTGCTGTCATAGGCATGACAAGGTCATTTGCTGCAGAGATACCAGAGCTTTCATTTCAGTTGATTGATATAAGCACTACATCTGCTGAGGACATCGCAGCTCTTTCTAAAGTGCTAAGATCATGTCCTTGCAACAAGTACCCAGAGTTGGTCATAAAAAACGGGCAGATTCTGAAACCGTACATTGTCCGTACTCCACCTGGAATCATTGACACGTctgaagaaaacatttcctcTGCGATGATTGAGTCCTGCGTCCTTCAGACACTAGATGCACATAATATGATTCAACTCAGTGGCATTCTCCTTGAGGAGGAGACCcaacaaataaatgacaaatcAGTTGAGATTCAGCTCACCAAGATATGTGTTCACTCATCTGATTACTTCCCTGTAAGTGCATCACATCTTAAATTTGGCCATACACTCTACTGGAACAAACACTCCTCCCAGACCCACAATCTTCTTGCTCTTGATTTTAGTGGTGTTGTTACTGCAGTTGGAAAAGATGTCAGGAAACTGAAAGTTGGAGACTATGTTGCTTCCTGTTATCCTGTGGTGGCAGCCAGCAAAGTCAAAGTTCCAGAGGATGTGTGCTACAGCACCAAGCGGTTCCCATTCCTTGAAAGGACACCCTGTGTTTCCTACTTTGTACTAGCATGGGAGATTCTGCATCGAGCCTTGCCCAGAACCAGACATAATCTAGGAATCATTTCCTCCATGCCGGATTCTGCTCTGGCCAAAATCTTGGAACTCACCTCTTGCAAGTCAGGTTGGAATGTGATTGGTGGCACACAATGCAATGGCTCTTTTGTTGGTGTAAATCAAATAGATGCATTTGTCATCTTGCCTCCATTTGATGAATCTTTGATTGCTAACATTTGCAACATTCCTGGTGTCCAACATGTTGTCTTGATTTGTGAATCTCAGTGTATTCTTGCTAAAGATGTGCTCCAAATTGTAAAGGAAAGTGTTCATGTGCAGACAATTCAAATGCCAGTCATTCTACAAAAAGGGTTCTTGAGCGTACAAAGGCCACGCATTTACCGCTGGCTGAAGTCCTTGGCCTTGAGCAGAAAGTTTTACCTGGAAAGCTTGATCTTTCAAAGTGTGAAAACTGAAAACATCAAGGGACTTAATTTGGAGAAACCACAATCTTATTTCAACTCAAAGGAGTTGGTTGTTGTGGCTTTGGATAAAGATGTCGATGGTGACCTGTCTGAAATCCCACTGCttccaacaaaaaaacagcttttccGAAAGAGGGCAGTATACATTGTGGCAGGTGGTCTATCTGGTTTGGGATTCGAAACCATCAAATTCATCTCCCAAAGAGGTGGTGGGTATGTTGTTATACTCTCAAGGAGTAAGCCCACACCAGAAGTGGAGCAACAGATCCATAAGGTGGAGAAACAGTGTGGAAATCTCATCACTGCCATAGAGTGCGACGTATCTGTGTCTGAGTCTGTGCACAAAGTTATCAGTGTTATTGGTCAGAAATTCCCTTCTTGTCCAGTCAAAGGGGTGTTTCACAGTGCTGTTGTCTTGCATGATGGGATGATTGAGACCCTTGACAGGTCTCTTTATGAGAAAGTCCTCAAACCCAAAGTGAATGGTGCATTGAATTTGCACCTTGCAACACAGCACTGTCAATtggattattttgtgtgttacTCGTCCATCTCGTCTTTCCTGGGAAATGCATCACAAACCAATTATGCAGCAGCCAACACATTCCTCGATATGTTCTGTCAGTATCGGCGCAAGCTTGGCCTGCCTGCACAGTCCATCAGCTGGGGTGCTCTCAACCTCGGTCTCCTTTTGAACAAGGGGCATTTCCAGAGATTTTTGGAGGCAAAGGGAATGATGGTTCTTGATGTGGCTGAGATTTATAAAAGTCTGGAGCAATGCCTCTTGCTCAATCGACCTCATCAGGCTGTTTGCAGGTTTCATTTCAGGAACATCCGGTATAACATCCTCTCTCAAAATGTGGCCCTAAGCCTGCGTCTGTCTGCATTGGTGGAAGAGGCTTTCCAAAAGTCCAAGGAGACAGattctgaaaataaacaaaGTGAACATGTTTCACCAAAAGAGTACACCATCTCTCTGCTCAGTGAAACCATTGGCATTGGTAAAAGTGATCTGAAAGATGAAACGCCTCTTTCATCGTTGGGCATTGACTCGATGCAGGCCATGACTCTGCAGAATCGCATTTTTCGGGAGAGGGGTGTGAATGTTCCCTTGGTGAAACTGTTGGACCCCAATGCCACTCTATCAACAGTTATAGCTGTGCTGACTGAGGGAGGTGAAGGTGAAACTTTAAGAGACGACCGAGAGTCTCTTTCAGTTGGAGACACGACTGCGCTTTCTACTAGATTGTAA